A section of the Alphaproteobacteria bacterium genome encodes:
- a CDS encoding ABC transporter permease, whose protein sequence is MRPIQYLRCLIGIVRREGLRFLNQRGRFVSALVRPLVWLLIFATGFHFVLGVSIIPPYETYIPYEVYIAPGLIGMIQLFNGMQSSLSMVYDREMGSMRTLMISPLPRWFLLSSKLLAGVIVSILQVYVFLAIAWFWEIQPPWWGYFSALPALILSGLMLGALGLLLSSAIRQLENFAGVMNFVIFPMFFASSALYPLWRVKEASLLLYRICEMNPFTHAVELIRFALYGRVNMESAAVVMVSLILFMALAVYGYDPARGLIARKVGE, encoded by the coding sequence GTGAGGCCAATTCAGTACTTGCGCTGCCTGATTGGCATCGTCCGCCGGGAGGGCTTGCGGTTTCTCAACCAGCGAGGCCGCTTTGTGTCGGCACTCGTTCGCCCACTCGTCTGGCTCCTCATCTTCGCGACCGGCTTTCACTTCGTCCTCGGTGTGTCGATCATCCCTCCCTACGAAACTTACATACCCTATGAAGTCTATATCGCCCCCGGCCTGATCGGCATGATCCAGCTCTTCAACGGGATGCAAAGCTCCCTATCGATGGTGTACGACCGCGAGATGGGCAGCATGCGCACGCTTATGATCAGTCCCTTGCCGCGCTGGTTCCTGCTCAGCTCCAAGTTGCTGGCGGGGGTCATCGTGTCGATCCTTCAGGTCTATGTCTTTCTGGCGATCGCCTGGTTCTGGGAAATCCAGCCGCCGTGGTGGGGCTATTTCAGCGCGCTGCCGGCATTGATCCTCTCTGGCTTGATGCTCGGCGCACTCGGCCTCCTGCTTTCCTCGGCAATTCGCCAGCTCGAGAACTTCGCAGGCGTGATGAACTTTGTCATATTTCCAATGTTCTTCGCGTCCTCAGCACTCTATCCGCTTTGGCGTGTCAAGGAGGCGAGCCTCTTGCTTTACCGCATCTGCGAGATGAACCCCTTCACGCATGCCGTCGAATTGATCCGGTTTGCACTCTATGGCCGCGTCAACATGGAGTCGGCCGCTGTCGTGATGGTCTCGCTCATCTTGTTCATGGCGCTCGCCGTTTACGGGTACGACCCAGCGCGAGGGCTCATTGCGCGAAAGGTCGGCGAATGA